A region of Fibrobacter succinogenes subsp. succinogenes S85 DNA encodes the following proteins:
- the rbfA gene encoding 30S ribosome-binding factor RbfA has product MTRRTDRLGEQFREEISKLIQKGLKDPRVSTLASITRVDITEDLSYAKALVSVMGSDKEKRDTLVGLNNSAGFIRGVLGKALKIFKVPELKFVLDENLEHAMHIEEILAELKQKGEL; this is encoded by the coding sequence ATGACTAGAAGAACCGATAGATTAGGCGAGCAGTTCCGCGAAGAGATCTCCAAGCTCATCCAGAAGGGCTTGAAGGATCCGCGCGTGAGCACTCTCGCGAGCATTACCCGTGTGGACATTACCGAAGACCTGAGCTATGCAAAGGCCCTCGTCTCGGTGATGGGTTCCGATAAAGAAAAGCGCGATACGCTTGTCGGACTCAACAATTCCGCCGGCTTTATCCGTGGCGTCTTGGGCAAGGCCTTGAAGATTTTCAAGGTTCCGGAGCTCAAGTTCGTTCTTGACGAAAATCTTGAACATGCCATGCACATTGAAGAAATCCTTGCAGAACTGAAGCAGAAAGGGGAACTTTAA
- the truB gene encoding tRNA pseudouridine(55) synthase TruB, protein MSSSGFVLLDKIAGETSFKALFPLKRVFCTKRVGHAGTLDLRASGLIIAATGRATRLLPYIEAKDKCYTFRLHLGYETDTLEWDGKVVEQDKMGCHPGAEGDRIQCGVPSVTRADLEAVLPQFIGDIDQVPPNYSAVKIDGHRASDLANRGREIELKPRRIHIESLKVVGEGLVTEGCTGKSFATFDLECNCSKGTYIRSLGRDLARALGTCGCVSMIRRHRIGDVTVDRAVRGDALTPEHLLPVDQVLDFPVVRLNDDQVKAIRLGNWVPWRTPVENLSTTPGAEKFVFTADKDGAVIGLGVYDPGRICPKFFLGDD, encoded by the coding sequence TTGTCCTCTTCCGGCTTCGTCCTCTTGGACAAAATTGCAGGTGAAACATCTTTTAAGGCCCTTTTCCCTCTGAAAAGGGTCTTTTGTACTAAACGCGTGGGCCACGCGGGTACGCTTGATTTGCGTGCAAGCGGGCTCATCATTGCCGCTACTGGTCGTGCAACGCGCCTTTTGCCCTACATTGAGGCGAAGGACAAGTGCTATACGTTCCGCCTCCATCTTGGCTACGAAACCGATACCCTAGAATGGGACGGGAAAGTAGTGGAACAGGATAAGATGGGTTGTCATCCTGGAGCCGAAGGCGATAGGATCCAGTGCGGAGTGCCATCGGTGACGCGTGCGGACCTCGAAGCGGTTTTGCCGCAGTTCATTGGCGATATTGACCAGGTTCCGCCGAATTACAGTGCTGTGAAAATCGACGGCCATCGCGCAAGCGACTTGGCGAATCGCGGTCGTGAAATTGAACTTAAGCCTCGTCGCATCCATATCGAATCGCTCAAAGTTGTGGGCGAGGGGCTTGTGACGGAAGGCTGCACAGGCAAGAGCTTTGCCACGTTTGATTTGGAATGCAACTGTAGCAAGGGAACGTACATCCGTTCGCTCGGTCGTGATTTGGCTCGTGCGCTTGGAACGTGCGGCTGCGTTTCGATGATCCGCCGCCATCGCATTGGTGATGTGACGGTAGACCGCGCTGTTCGCGGGGACGCTCTCACGCCGGAACATTTGCTCCCTGTGGACCAGGTGCTTGATTTCCCGGTTGTCCGCTTGAATGACGACCAGGTGAAAGCAATTCGTTTAGGAAATTGGGTGCCGTGGCGCACTCCTGTTGAAAATTTAAGCACGACGCCAGGGGCGGAAAAGTTTGTCTTTACCGCCGATAAAGATGGTGCTGTGATTGGGCTTGGTGTTTATGACCCGGGCCGCATTTGCCCCAAGTTCTTTTTAGGTGATGATTAA
- the ribF gene encoding riboflavin biosynthesis protein RibF: MKRAVTMGNFDGCHLGHQALFRTLKAVAEVNHLQPTVISFEPHSNYVLRGPGDPLLLTTTEEKREFVESLGIEFLVLPFTSELAKLPFDKFVRTELIEKREVVSMFFGHDHCFGAGGKGNYETITAAFPELSTQMLSMVLHKGERVSSSAVRNALLNGDVDRAQTYLGRPYRLSGTVVVGKRLGHTIGFPTANVQMEQYKFLPKGGVYVASARLSDGRIYRSVVNIGTQPTTPGTHNLAVEAYLLDFNEDIYGQHLALDLLAFLRPEKKFASIEDLVRQIGMDADTAKNYNGNHWAE; the protein is encoded by the coding sequence ATGAAACGCGCTGTGACAATGGGTAATTTTGATGGATGCCATTTGGGGCATCAGGCGCTTTTCCGCACGCTGAAAGCGGTTGCCGAAGTGAACCATTTGCAGCCGACGGTCATCAGCTTTGAACCCCATTCTAATTACGTCTTGCGTGGGCCGGGCGATCCGCTGCTCCTCACGACGACCGAAGAAAAGCGCGAATTCGTCGAGAGCCTTGGCATTGAATTTTTGGTATTGCCGTTCACGAGTGAATTGGCAAAACTCCCGTTCGATAAATTTGTCCGCACGGAATTGATTGAAAAGCGTGAAGTCGTTTCGATGTTCTTTGGTCATGACCATTGCTTTGGCGCGGGCGGCAAGGGCAATTACGAGACGATTACCGCTGCGTTCCCGGAACTTTCGACGCAGATGCTTTCGATGGTGTTGCACAAGGGCGAACGTGTGAGCTCTTCTGCAGTGCGCAATGCTCTTTTGAACGGCGATGTGGACCGTGCGCAGACGTATTTAGGCCGCCCGTATCGCTTGTCCGGAACAGTCGTGGTCGGCAAACGCCTTGGTCACACCATCGGATTCCCGACGGCAAATGTGCAAATGGAACAGTACAAGTTCTTGCCGAAAGGCGGTGTGTATGTCGCTAGCGCAAGACTCTCGGATGGACGCATTTATCGCTCTGTTGTGAACATCGGAACGCAACCGACAACGCCCGGAACGCATAACCTTGCGGTCGAAGCGTATCTGCTTGACTTTAACGAAGACATTTACGGCCAGCATTTAGCACTGGACTTGCTCGCCTTCTTGCGCCCCGAAAAGAAGTTCGCAAGCATCGAAGATTTGGTGCGTCAGATTGGCATGGACGCTGACACCGCCAAGAATTACAACGGAAATCACTGGGCGGAGTAG
- a CDS encoding fibrobacter succinogenes major paralogous domain-containing protein: MTKQILLFAPVLLLWACGDSSSDSVGTSPIQAAEIIPFTDSRDGQVYKTVVIGSQTWMAENLNYETKGSCCVRCAEMKTVNVNYAPGGYFTQSYCAKCAEYGGRLYTWDVATTACPSGWHLPSQDEWSTLFNAVKLGDPLAHIDTRLKSTTDWNNYGNTDDFSFSALPVGYSGISVGPYGSGDCYNHEGTGDYAYFWSSTEVDNLTAYYMYLSKYGNAAISTFDFGKSSGFSVRCVKD; encoded by the coding sequence ATGACCAAACAAATTTTGTTATTTGCTCCTGTTCTGTTGCTGTGGGCGTGTGGGGATTCTTCGTCAGATTCTGTGGGCACGTCTCCAATTCAGGCTGCGGAAATAATCCCATTCACTGATTCTCGCGATGGGCAGGTCTATAAAACGGTTGTCATCGGTTCGCAGACATGGATGGCCGAAAATCTGAACTACGAAACAAAAGGCAGCTGCTGCGTTAGATGCGCCGAGATGAAGACCGTAAATGTGAACTACGCACCAGGTGGCTACTTCACTCAGAGCTACTGCGCAAAATGCGCCGAGTACGGTGGTCGCCTGTACACGTGGGATGTGGCGACAACGGCTTGCCCTAGTGGTTGGCACCTGCCAAGCCAAGACGAGTGGAGTACCCTATTCAATGCAGTCAAACTCGGCGACCCACTGGCACACATCGATACAAGACTCAAGTCCACAACCGATTGGAATAATTACGGCAATACGGATGATTTCTCGTTTTCGGCGTTGCCTGTTGGCTACAGCGGTATCAGTGTTGGTCCCTATGGCTCGGGCGACTGTTATAATCACGAGGGCACGGGCGACTATGCGTACTTCTGGAGTTCTACAGAGGTCGATAACTTGACTGCGTACTACATGTACTTGTCCAAATACGGTAACGCGGCAATAAGCACATTCGACTTCGGCAAGAGCAGTGGCTTTTCTGTTCGTTGTGTCAAGGACTAA
- a CDS encoding pyridoxamine 5'-phosphate oxidase family protein: protein MRRKDREVLGDENIAKIIEQCTTCHVAMTDDADPSMPYIIPLSFGYSLNNGVLELYFHCAHVGKKLDCIRKNPNVAFSMCVENRIEIHEDVYCKSGRFYASVVGQGKAEIVEDIAEKCRGLSLLMERQATKAPQSASFTHSMQSASPHQFEFTPEQAATVTVFKITSTNFTGKAKNDKAQKC from the coding sequence ATGCGGCGCAAGGACAGAGAAGTTTTAGGCGACGAAAACATCGCAAAGATCATCGAACAATGTACAACTTGTCATGTAGCAATGACGGATGATGCAGACCCAAGCATGCCCTACATCATTCCGCTGTCGTTCGGATACAGCCTAAACAACGGCGTCTTGGAGCTGTATTTTCATTGCGCACATGTAGGCAAGAAACTCGACTGCATTCGCAAAAATCCGAATGTCGCGTTCAGCATGTGCGTTGAAAACCGCATCGAAATTCACGAAGACGTTTATTGCAAAAGCGGTCGCTTTTACGCAAGTGTCGTCGGGCAAGGCAAGGCTGAAATCGTCGAAGACATCGCTGAAAAATGCCGAGGACTCTCGCTCCTAATGGAACGACAAGCCACCAAAGCGCCGCAATCCGCAAGTTTCACGCATTCCATGCAATCCGCCTCACCACACCAATTCGAATTCACGCCCGAACAAGCCGCCACCGTGACCGTTTTCAAGATAACGAGCACTAACTTTACCGGAAAAGCGAAAAACGACAAGGCACAAAAGTGCTAG
- a CDS encoding DEAD/DEAH box helicase, whose protein sequence is MDFGSYGKTWWANKWLSSILATASEQAVLQGLKFAARGQVTSIDIVDNRVISVVKGPNGGLHNNYIVFPKFSKESSEVFVSFLKQQPAELLALNNKALSPSLELLMSKSGLQLFDDPAKVNMGCDCRDERPCKYLVATFLKIAEQADKEPNVLFKIHGLDLEFIKDYKPDAMEMEAPSETNLVRSFSKATRLVGTSAENASAIGTAAGDSDEHEAQNAAELSHAEDASASLFGGYKGSGRESQNSIPPKQLPTFDFKSWKDYSHILPAMLQNFPKFCPAGNFRKSFTDELESCHKFFTDFENFDAFSEQFRVNNAKTFLMENEQLRLFHKPGWHWNFEQSMADKVINSNLTVTNVMGALCCLSAGNFSWHHYSVRYLHLMLQVAFYLVRTGAIYPQVFWIGKDVAQMRWLPAEMLPEILYIVADLEVTAPRELAWTSKEESFFEIAEPAEHILSLFISQLLKFARKYKTPLKTNHGNLLSFFFDSVSGKLANNAHAIPGKIQQWLSVYSCLGCRTQILFVCSEMDEDVALDVFVLDEDAASAAGNIARRTPLSELFENNDSRLLSIMSVLNGIADGFKPLDAYLERRASEPILMRGAELLDFLQDCLKKLQLFGIQTEIPKNLLNIGKPKPKMRLQGSMSFGAFTAGDLLDFDWEIAIGDENISAKEFFELAEQADGLLKYKSSYVQITEQDLQSIRDKIEGKSSDSAKNSKGKKAADDAEGAATSTDEILEEDSAPEITQAKLVQACFTGECDNIPVEMASDFKQQFDAWRAETEIPLPENLNATLRPYQMRGYSWMYKNLEIGFGCILADDMGLGKTLQVITFLLKMKQEGKFAEKKAIVVMPAGLLCNWQVEIKKFAPELTFFAYHGGRRDLQKFSADVLLTTYATFRKDFAELDKHEWQTIIIDEAQNIKNADSEQSKLLRRMRAPMKIAMSGTPVENRLMEFWTIMDFANHGFFPSASEFREKFETPIQKNGNQVVAETFRKITAPFMLRRLKTDKSIISDLPDKIIQDEYAELTRSQAALYQKTLEHFMQELEMEQALSEKANDAHALFKRKGIILQMILALKQICNHPATFLKGLAATSAQDAAEVPTESAAPQKSNKLESGKMQMLLDLLTSIQEQGEKTLIFTQFAEMGHLLKSTIESELGLRTHFYHGGCTQTQRSEMIQDFQENPDCKVLILSLKAGGTGLNLVAASQVIHYDLWWNPAIEAQATDRAFRIGQKRNVQVHRFITKGTFEEKINALLETKKAIANLTVNAGETWLADMDDKQLAEVFCLDNTIV, encoded by the coding sequence ATGGATTTTGGAAGTTACGGAAAGACTTGGTGGGCAAACAAGTGGTTGAGTTCAATTCTCGCAACCGCTAGCGAGCAGGCTGTTTTGCAGGGGCTCAAGTTCGCCGCACGTGGCCAGGTGACAAGCATCGACATCGTTGATAACCGTGTGATATCCGTAGTGAAAGGCCCGAATGGCGGGCTCCACAACAACTACATCGTCTTCCCGAAATTTTCTAAGGAATCTTCCGAAGTCTTCGTGAGCTTTTTGAAGCAGCAACCGGCGGAACTTTTGGCTTTAAACAACAAGGCGCTTAGCCCTTCGCTTGAACTTTTAATGAGCAAAAGCGGACTCCAGCTGTTTGACGATCCGGCCAAAGTCAACATGGGTTGCGACTGCCGCGATGAGCGCCCCTGTAAATACCTTGTTGCCACATTTTTGAAAATCGCAGAACAGGCGGACAAGGAACCGAACGTCCTTTTCAAAATTCACGGGCTCGACCTGGAATTTATCAAGGACTACAAGCCGGATGCGATGGAAATGGAAGCGCCCAGCGAAACTAATCTCGTGAGGTCGTTCAGCAAGGCGACAAGACTCGTAGGCACAAGCGCCGAAAACGCATCTGCTATCGGAACTGCCGCCGGGGATAGTGACGAACACGAAGCACAAAACGCCGCCGAACTTTCTCACGCAGAAGACGCGAGCGCAAGTTTATTTGGTGGGTATAAAGGTTCGGGACGCGAATCGCAAAATAGCATCCCTCCCAAGCAACTGCCTACATTTGATTTCAAGAGTTGGAAAGACTACTCGCACATTTTGCCCGCGATGTTGCAAAACTTCCCGAAGTTCTGCCCCGCCGGGAATTTCCGCAAGAGTTTTACGGATGAACTAGAATCGTGCCACAAGTTCTTCACCGACTTCGAGAATTTTGACGCATTCTCGGAACAGTTCCGCGTGAACAACGCAAAGACGTTCCTAATGGAAAACGAGCAACTGCGACTGTTCCACAAGCCCGGATGGCATTGGAATTTCGAGCAGTCCATGGCCGACAAAGTCATCAATAGCAACCTCACCGTCACAAACGTGATGGGAGCACTTTGCTGCCTGAGCGCCGGGAATTTCTCGTGGCACCATTACTCCGTGCGTTACTTGCACTTGATGTTGCAAGTGGCTTTTTACCTTGTGCGCACCGGAGCGATTTATCCGCAAGTTTTCTGGATCGGGAAAGACGTAGCGCAAATGCGCTGGCTCCCCGCCGAGATGCTCCCCGAGATTCTATACATTGTCGCAGACCTCGAAGTCACCGCCCCGCGAGAACTCGCGTGGACAAGCAAAGAAGAATCCTTCTTTGAAATTGCGGAACCCGCCGAGCACATTCTTTCGCTGTTCATCTCGCAGCTCCTGAAATTTGCACGCAAATACAAGACGCCGCTCAAGACGAATCACGGCAATTTGCTCTCGTTCTTTTTCGATAGCGTTTCAGGGAAGCTCGCAAACAACGCTCACGCCATTCCGGGGAAAATCCAGCAATGGCTTTCGGTATATTCTTGCCTCGGTTGTCGTACGCAGATTCTCTTTGTCTGTAGCGAAATGGATGAAGATGTGGCGCTGGACGTTTTTGTACTTGACGAAGATGCTGCGAGTGCCGCCGGAAATATCGCAAGACGCACGCCGCTTTCGGAATTATTCGAAAACAACGACTCACGATTGCTCTCGATTATGAGCGTTCTTAACGGCATTGCCGATGGCTTCAAGCCGCTCGATGCATACTTGGAACGCCGTGCAAGCGAACCGATTCTGATGCGAGGCGCCGAACTCCTCGACTTTTTGCAGGATTGCCTCAAAAAACTCCAACTGTTCGGCATCCAGACGGAAATTCCAAAGAACCTTTTGAACATCGGAAAGCCAAAGCCCAAGATGCGCTTGCAAGGCAGCATGAGCTTTGGAGCTTTTACTGCCGGCGACCTGCTCGACTTTGATTGGGAAATCGCCATCGGCGATGAAAACATTTCGGCAAAGGAATTTTTTGAACTTGCCGAACAAGCGGATGGACTTTTAAAATACAAGTCCAGTTACGTGCAAATTACCGAACAGGATTTGCAATCCATCCGCGATAAAATTGAAGGAAAGTCCAGCGATTCCGCGAAAAACAGCAAAGGCAAAAAAGCCGCAGATGATGCCGAGGGTGCCGCGACCTCCACAGACGAAATCCTCGAAGAAGATTCCGCTCCAGAAATCACGCAAGCCAAGCTCGTACAAGCTTGCTTCACCGGTGAATGCGACAACATCCCGGTGGAAATGGCAAGCGATTTCAAACAACAGTTCGACGCCTGGCGCGCCGAAACAGAAATTCCGCTGCCCGAGAATCTAAACGCGACACTCCGCCCCTACCAAATGCGCGGCTACTCCTGGATGTACAAGAATCTGGAAATTGGATTTGGTTGCATTCTCGCCGATGACATGGGCCTCGGCAAGACGCTACAAGTCATTACGTTCCTCCTCAAGATGAAACAAGAGGGTAAATTTGCGGAGAAAAAAGCCATTGTCGTAATGCCCGCCGGCCTCCTTTGCAACTGGCAAGTCGAAATCAAAAAATTCGCACCGGAACTCACGTTCTTTGCATACCACGGAGGCCGCCGTGACCTACAAAAGTTCAGCGCCGACGTATTACTCACGACATATGCCACGTTCCGCAAGGACTTTGCCGAACTCGACAAGCACGAATGGCAAACGATTATCATCGACGAAGCACAAAACATCAAAAACGCCGATAGCGAACAGAGTAAATTGCTCCGTCGCATGCGCGCCCCGATGAAAATCGCGATGAGCGGCACCCCGGTCGAAAACCGCCTCATGGAATTCTGGACCATCATGGATTTTGCGAACCACGGATTCTTCCCGAGCGCAAGTGAATTCCGCGAAAAGTTCGAAACACCCATTCAAAAGAACGGCAACCAAGTCGTCGCCGAAACATTCCGCAAAATCACAGCACCGTTCATGCTGCGCCGCCTCAAGACCGACAAGAGCATCATCAGCGACTTGCCCGACAAAATCATCCAGGACGAATACGCCGAACTCACGCGCTCACAAGCCGCCCTTTATCAAAAAACGCTCGAACACTTTATGCAAGAGCTTGAGATGGAGCAGGCGCTCAGCGAAAAGGCAAACGATGCCCACGCACTATTCAAGCGCAAGGGCATTATTTTGCAGATGATTCTTGCCCTCAAGCAAATCTGCAACCACCCCGCCACATTCCTGAAAGGTCTCGCCGCAACCTCAGCACAAGACGCCGCGGAAGTCCCTACAGAAAGCGCCGCGCCCCAAAAGTCCAATAAGCTCGAATCTGGCAAGATGCAAATGCTCCTGGACCTTCTCACATCTATCCAAGAGCAAGGCGAAAAGACGCTTATCTTCACGCAATTTGCCGAAATGGGCCACCTGTTAAAATCCACCATTGAAAGCGAACTCGGCCTCCGCACGCATTTCTACCACGGCGGTTGCACACAAACGCAGCGCTCCGAAATGATCCAGGATTTCCAGGAAAATCCGGACTGCAAAGTGCTCATTCTCTCGCTCAAGGCAGGAGGCACCGGCCTCAATCTCGTCGCAGCCTCGCAAGTCATCCATTACGATTTGTGGTGGAACCCCGCCATCGAAGCGCAAGCCACCGACCGCGCCTTCCGTATCGGCCAAAAGCGCAACGTCCAAGTCCACCGTTTTATCACCAAAGGCACCTTCGAAGAGAAAATCAATGCGCTCCTCGAAACCAAAAAAGCCATCGCCAACTTGACCGTGAACGCCGGCGAAACATGGCTCGCCGACATGGACGACAAGCAACTCGCCGAAGTCTTCTGCCTAGACAACACGATTGTGTAG
- a CDS encoding endo-1,4-beta-xylanase produces the protein MSIKSTVFKVLAFSFAASIFSFAGVGMADGAAKFLGNTTTLGEIPDNFGTYWNQITAENECVWGHVEKTRGEYDWTGCDFVYNWAKKNKAIFSFHTLLWGSQNPQWLIKLDIDETKKAWTDWIDAVKEHYPDLEMIEVVNEAVKSGNNYHSSFTSSKLVEALGGDNGNYEFVVTAFKMARERWPEAILIYNDYNTIQWQKVEGIDLLKKIKAQGAPVDAYGMQFHETTAQGTGYYCLNTSLLKRSLYEAHEQTGLPIYITQYDVGSIDDEFQKKCYQEHLPILMETDYVAGITLWGYIYGKTWLSCNGLEQGCSGLIKDGVERPALTWLKEYFKNPNARYGRGLADGATKFFGNMIADKQEIPEDFQAYWNQVSPENACTWTVIEKVRGEYDWSGCDRIYYWAQKNNVKFNFRSLLWGTHTPNWLNNLDVDETRKAVENWFDKAAMRYPAPYMIEVVNGGSRDSYGHYHSGFGSGNKIIEALGGDNDDYKFIATAFKMARKRWPKAILTLNDYDDYGWKNNQGAEVIKKIQEQGAPVDAYQIIFATLVQGSGPDAQCFSSERIQSGIQEIYDKIKLPLFITEYSVGTNNDSLQKACYSEHIPLFMESEYIAGVNLWGYLYEVGSSVWADESNPGLIKDGVDRPAMTWLKEYFNEHFYDSKNMSYNRGIERHPLDSLDSIALEQPIAIDDNGGKFGNKIRLEQNTLQNYDVFDVQGVRLGNLSAYGFSDATAKLKSASTAKTSGIYFLRSRTTGKMQSVRVAR, from the coding sequence ATGAGTATAAAATCAACGGTATTTAAGGTGCTTGCCTTTTCCTTTGCCGCATCGATATTTTCTTTTGCGGGTGTAGGCATGGCCGATGGTGCTGCAAAATTTCTGGGCAACACGACCACTTTGGGCGAAATCCCTGATAATTTTGGCACCTACTGGAACCAGATTACTGCCGAAAACGAATGCGTTTGGGGTCATGTTGAAAAGACACGCGGCGAATACGACTGGACGGGTTGCGACTTTGTCTATAACTGGGCTAAAAAGAATAAAGCCATTTTCTCGTTTCACACCCTGTTGTGGGGTTCGCAAAACCCGCAGTGGTTGATCAAACTTGATATTGACGAAACAAAAAAGGCTTGGACTGATTGGATTGATGCGGTTAAAGAACATTACCCCGACCTCGAAATGATTGAAGTGGTCAATGAGGCCGTCAAATCGGGCAACAACTACCACTCCAGTTTTACCTCTTCCAAACTGGTTGAGGCGCTTGGCGGCGATAACGGCAACTACGAATTTGTAGTGACGGCATTCAAGATGGCACGAGAACGCTGGCCAGAAGCCATCCTGATTTACAACGATTACAATACCATCCAATGGCAAAAAGTAGAGGGTATCGACCTTCTCAAGAAAATAAAGGCCCAGGGGGCGCCAGTTGACGCTTACGGAATGCAGTTCCACGAAACAACCGCACAAGGGACAGGCTATTATTGCCTAAATACATCCTTACTTAAACGCTCCCTTTACGAAGCACACGAACAGACAGGACTCCCCATATATATTACTCAATACGATGTCGGTTCCATAGACGATGAATTTCAAAAAAAATGCTACCAAGAACATCTCCCAATCCTGATGGAAACGGATTATGTTGCCGGCATAACACTTTGGGGATACATTTATGGCAAAACTTGGCTTTCTTGTAACGGTTTAGAACAAGGTTGTTCCGGCCTTATCAAAGACGGAGTAGAACGCCCGGCATTGACCTGGCTCAAGGAATATTTCAAGAATCCGAACGCCCGTTACGGCCGTGGCCTTGCCGATGGAGCGACAAAGTTCTTCGGGAACATGATTGCCGACAAGCAAGAAATCCCCGAGGATTTTCAAGCATACTGGAATCAAGTTTCGCCCGAAAACGCATGCACTTGGACCGTTATTGAAAAAGTGCGTGGCGAGTACGATTGGTCAGGCTGCGACCGTATCTACTATTGGGCGCAAAAAAACAATGTAAAGTTCAATTTCCGTAGCTTGCTTTGGGGAACCCACACCCCCAATTGGCTGAACAACCTTGATGTCGACGAAACCAGGAAGGCCGTTGAAAATTGGTTTGACAAAGCCGCCATGCGTTACCCCGCACCTTACATGATCGAGGTGGTAAACGGAGGTTCCCGCGACAGCTATGGTCACTATCATTCTGGATTCGGGAGCGGCAATAAAATCATCGAAGCTCTCGGTGGCGACAATGATGACTACAAATTCATAGCCACGGCGTTCAAGATGGCTCGCAAGCGCTGGCCCAAAGCCATCCTAACCTTGAACGACTACGATGATTACGGCTGGAAAAACAATCAAGGCGCCGAAGTTATCAAAAAAATCCAGGAGCAGGGCGCACCCGTCGATGCGTACCAAATAATTTTCGCCACACTCGTCCAAGGATCCGGCCCGGATGCGCAATGTTTTAGCTCCGAACGCATTCAAAGCGGCATTCAGGAAATCTACGACAAAATAAAGCTTCCGTTGTTTATCACTGAATATAGCGTCGGCACGAATAACGACAGCCTCCAAAAAGCATGCTATTCCGAACATATCCCGCTCTTTATGGAATCGGAATACATTGCAGGTGTAAACCTTTGGGGCTACCTTTACGAAGTCGGATCTAGTGTATGGGCAGATGAATCGAATCCCGGACTTATTAAGGACGGCGTGGATCGCCCTGCAATGACTTGGCTCAAGGAATACTTCAACGAGCACTTCTACGACAGCAAGAACATGTCGTACAATAGAGGCATCGAGAGACATCCGCTAGATTCGCTTGATTCAATCGCCTTGGAACAGCCGATAGCCATTGACGATAACGGCGGCAAATTCGGCAACAAGATTCGCTTAGAACAGAACACGCTCCAGAATTACGATGTATTTGATGTGCAAGGCGTACGCTTGGGCAACCTTTCAGCCTACGGCTTTAGCGATGCAACAGCAAAACTCAAGTCTGCCAGCACCGCGAAAACCTCGGGAATCTACTTCTTGCGCAGCCGCACCACCGGCAAAATGCAAAGCGTTAGAGTTGCGAGATAA